A stretch of the Archangium violaceum genome encodes the following:
- a CDS encoding cytochrome P450, with amino-acid sequence MLDHNAPAPDDVSADFNPLAPDQIDNPYPLYARLRRERPVFHCPMFDLWVVTRYADISEVELDTARFSSVGALDARAEPHPEVRKVLEQGYSQFLSVVQSDPPDHTRVRAVFGKALSAHRIAAMEPAIRATADSLIDGFIRDGQADLIQQFAYALPGFIICDLLGVPRSDMEQLKRWSDDKTALMSATAPIEQLVQCAHGFIAMERYFKEQLHERRRHPREDLLTLLLPQSLGGTAPMSEQEAVCNAMDLFAAGHETTTGLIGNGMWLLFNAPDQLEALREDPSLLPNALEEMLRMEAPIRGFFRTVMADSTLGGVMLPKGARAFILYASGNRDETQFTEPDRFDIRRADAKKHLAFGKGIHHCIGAPLAKLEGRIAFEQLLRRLPGLRLRTDVAPVLRPYFMLRGFEHLPITWDVPA; translated from the coding sequence ATGCTCGACCACAACGCGCCCGCTCCAGATGATGTCTCCGCCGACTTCAACCCGCTGGCCCCCGACCAGATAGACAATCCCTATCCGCTCTATGCGCGGCTGCGGCGTGAGCGGCCCGTCTTCCACTGTCCCATGTTCGACCTGTGGGTCGTCACCCGCTACGCGGACATCTCCGAGGTGGAGCTGGACACCGCGCGCTTCTCCTCGGTGGGCGCGCTCGATGCCAGGGCCGAGCCACACCCCGAGGTGCGCAAGGTCCTCGAGCAGGGGTACTCCCAATTCCTTTCCGTCGTGCAGAGCGATCCCCCGGACCACACACGCGTCCGGGCCGTGTTCGGCAAGGCCTTGAGCGCACATCGCATCGCGGCCATGGAGCCAGCCATCCGGGCGACCGCGGATTCGCTCATCGACGGCTTCATCCGCGACGGCCAGGCGGACCTCATCCAGCAGTTCGCCTACGCGCTGCCGGGCTTCATCATCTGCGACCTGCTCGGCGTGCCGCGCTCCGACATGGAGCAGCTCAAGCGCTGGTCCGATGACAAGACGGCGCTGATGTCGGCGACCGCGCCCATCGAACAGCTGGTCCAGTGCGCGCACGGCTTCATCGCGATGGAGCGCTACTTCAAGGAGCAGCTCCACGAGCGGCGGCGCCACCCGCGAGAGGACCTGCTGACGCTCCTCCTGCCCCAGTCCCTGGGCGGCACCGCGCCCATGAGCGAGCAGGAGGCGGTCTGCAACGCCATGGACCTGTTCGCCGCCGGCCACGAGACGACGACGGGCCTCATCGGCAACGGCATGTGGCTGCTGTTCAATGCCCCCGACCAACTGGAGGCCCTGCGGGAGGACCCCAGCCTCCTGCCCAACGCCCTCGAGGAGATGCTGCGCATGGAGGCCCCCATCCGCGGCTTCTTCCGGACGGTGATGGCCGACTCGACGCTCGGTGGAGTGATGCTTCCGAAGGGCGCGCGGGCGTTCATCCTGTACGCCTCCGGCAACCGCGACGAGACGCAGTTCACCGAGCCGGACCGCTTCGACATCCGCCGCGCCGACGCGAAGAAGCACCTGGCCTTCGGCAAGGGCATCCACCACTGCATCGGCGCTCCGCTGGCGAAGCTGGAAGGGCGGATCGCCTTCGAGCAACTGCTGCGGCGGTTGCCCGGCCTGCGGCTGCGCACGGACGTGGCCCCGGTGCTCCGGCCCTACTTCATGCTGCGCGGCTTCGAGCACCTGCCCATCACCTGGGACGTGCCCGCGTAG
- a CDS encoding LamG-like jellyroll fold domain-containing protein encodes MSRPESRLLSLVLLLVSFVLLSPLSGCSTPAPDTPTPDASIPDGSTPDASTPDASTPPAEVHGLKGEYFRMSAPGARDFAHLDAVALDPNIDFPGLSAMFKTLTGRTEHTMARWTGRITAPETGDYTFSAIGDNGFRLFIDGEPVIDHWVGDWDVEQHSAPVHLVAGEAHDFRLEMFQDVGGANMFLRWSSATVSKQIVPATAFTPPVGFEIYPVGLTVGEDGLRLTLDFDEPVTALGDLVAHLTVEADTSPMPLASAAVAAEDPSLLVVTLSEPVQRGQRVRVSYDGVGGLTVEGEAVPQLIRDATNESTHRLRTEWGVQLDPANPLPEYPRPQQVRDQWLNLNGPWEFAGAAEGELPVFGRTLPERIIVPFPVESQLSGLERHEDHMFYRKLFTVPASWRIGAGQRLRLNFGAVDYHARVWVNGQQVAEHIGGYTAFSADITDALSGSGEQELIVAVTDTTGPNQPVGKQSRRPGGIFYTSSSGIWQTVWLEPVPNVAIDDLVITPDVQAGTLAIEVHSASASSGASVTAVARDTDGNVVGTVTGPANAQLSLPVSQPHLWTPDDPYLYELDVTLSDGPSTDTVGSYFGMRSVAIQDVGGFPKLVLNGQPIFSLAMLDQGFWPDGLNTAPSDAALRWDLQAQKELGFNAVRKHIKVEPARWYYHADQIGLLVWQDFVSGTITNEQGQEAFLTEGRRMMEQLHDSPSIVGWVVFNEGWGEWNREETGRIAEQVKAADPSRVVNAHSGVNCCESKGDSGKGDVIDHHDYANNDPPYPDTTRAAMDGEHGGFTLRTPGHMWPGAPAVIYSGVADKAALTAKYVENTETFYLAAAGAELSGSVYTQITDLENELNGFYTYDRRVLKVDPAPVREINRRVIAAGATAGDDAVFPGRGYWPLDEGSGTLGDDIEGSSDVMLYGDTNWTDGVLGRALHFDGDGDFAETAGPVLDTRGDHSISAWVTLDVLPGNYATAVSQDGRRTENPFYLQYGHGAFAFSMPGGLRATYAVTPELGRWYHLVGVRAGGELRLYVDGLRVAAIPAGPGAVSSGPLAIGRAKYAGRDTDFWAGSIDEVKAFGRALDDSEVSDLYATVRR; translated from the coding sequence ATGTCACGCCCTGAGTCCAGGTTGCTCTCCCTGGTCCTGCTGTTGGTCTCCTTCGTGCTGCTCAGCCCCCTGAGCGGCTGTTCGACACCGGCCCCGGACACGCCGACCCCGGACGCGTCGATTCCAGATGGGTCGACTCCGGACGCTTCGACTCCGGATGCTTCGACTCCGCCAGCGGAGGTGCACGGTCTCAAGGGCGAGTACTTCCGTATGTCCGCGCCTGGCGCCCGTGACTTCGCCCATCTCGACGCGGTTGCGCTGGACCCGAACATCGACTTCCCCGGTCTGTCGGCCATGTTCAAGACGCTGACCGGCCGCACCGAGCACACCATGGCGCGGTGGACCGGCCGGATCACCGCGCCGGAGACCGGCGACTACACGTTCTCCGCGATCGGCGACAATGGCTTCCGGCTGTTCATCGACGGCGAACCGGTCATCGACCACTGGGTCGGCGATTGGGACGTCGAGCAGCACAGCGCACCGGTGCACCTCGTCGCGGGCGAGGCACACGACTTCCGGCTGGAGATGTTCCAGGACGTCGGCGGCGCGAACATGTTCCTGCGATGGTCGAGTGCCACCGTCAGCAAGCAGATCGTTCCGGCCACGGCGTTCACCCCGCCGGTCGGTTTCGAGATCTACCCGGTCGGCCTCACCGTGGGTGAGGACGGGCTCCGGCTGACGCTCGACTTCGACGAGCCGGTCACCGCGCTCGGCGACCTGGTGGCGCACCTGACGGTGGAGGCCGACACCAGCCCGATGCCGCTGGCCTCGGCCGCCGTCGCCGCCGAAGACCCGTCCCTCTTGGTGGTCACCCTCTCCGAGCCGGTCCAGCGCGGCCAGCGCGTCCGCGTCTCCTACGACGGCGTGGGCGGCCTGACCGTGGAGGGCGAGGCGGTGCCGCAACTCATCCGTGACGCCACCAACGAGTCGACCCACCGGCTGCGCACCGAGTGGGGCGTGCAGCTCGACCCGGCCAACCCTCTGCCCGAGTACCCGCGGCCGCAGCAGGTCCGCGACCAGTGGCTCAACCTCAACGGCCCGTGGGAGTTCGCTGGCGCGGCCGAGGGCGAGCTGCCGGTGTTTGGCCGGACGCTGCCGGAACGCATCATCGTGCCGTTCCCGGTGGAGTCCCAGCTCTCCGGGCTGGAGCGCCATGAGGACCACATGTTCTACCGCAAGCTCTTCACCGTGCCCGCGTCCTGGCGGATCGGCGCCGGGCAGCGGCTCCGGCTGAACTTCGGCGCGGTGGACTACCACGCGCGGGTGTGGGTCAACGGCCAGCAGGTCGCCGAGCACATCGGTGGCTACACCGCGTTCTCCGCCGACATCACCGACGCACTGAGCGGCTCGGGAGAGCAGGAGCTCATCGTCGCGGTCACCGACACCACCGGACCCAACCAGCCGGTCGGAAAGCAATCGCGTCGTCCGGGCGGCATCTTCTACACGTCGTCCTCGGGCATCTGGCAGACCGTCTGGCTGGAACCCGTGCCCAACGTGGCGATCGACGACCTCGTGATCACGCCGGACGTCCAGGCGGGCACGCTCGCCATCGAGGTTCATTCCGCGTCGGCCTCGTCCGGCGCCAGTGTCACCGCCGTGGCCCGCGATACCGACGGCAACGTGGTCGGCACCGTCACCGGTCCGGCCAACGCCCAGCTCTCGCTGCCCGTGTCGCAGCCGCACCTGTGGACGCCAGACGACCCGTACCTCTACGAGCTCGACGTCACCCTCTCCGATGGGCCGAGCACCGACACCGTCGGCAGCTACTTCGGAATGCGCTCGGTGGCCATCCAGGACGTCGGCGGCTTCCCGAAGCTGGTGCTCAACGGCCAGCCGATCTTCTCCCTCGCCATGCTGGACCAGGGGTTCTGGCCCGACGGGCTCAACACCGCGCCCAGCGACGCGGCCCTGCGCTGGGATCTGCAGGCGCAGAAGGAGCTCGGGTTCAACGCCGTCCGCAAGCACATCAAGGTGGAGCCGGCGCGCTGGTACTACCACGCGGACCAGATCGGCCTGTTGGTGTGGCAGGACTTCGTCTCCGGGACCATCACGAACGAGCAGGGACAGGAGGCGTTCCTCACCGAGGGCCGCCGCATGATGGAGCAGCTGCACGACTCGCCGTCCATCGTGGGCTGGGTGGTCTTCAACGAAGGCTGGGGCGAGTGGAACCGGGAGGAGACCGGCCGGATCGCCGAGCAGGTCAAGGCCGCCGACCCGTCGCGGGTGGTCAACGCGCACAGCGGCGTGAACTGCTGTGAGTCCAAGGGAGACTCCGGCAAGGGTGACGTCATCGACCACCACGACTACGCCAACAACGACCCTCCCTACCCGGACACCACGCGCGCGGCGATGGACGGCGAGCACGGCGGGTTCACCCTGCGCACGCCGGGCCACATGTGGCCGGGCGCGCCGGCCGTCATCTACAGCGGGGTGGCGGACAAGGCGGCGCTGACCGCGAAGTACGTCGAGAACACCGAGACCTTCTACCTGGCCGCCGCCGGGGCGGAGCTGTCCGGCTCGGTCTACACCCAGATCACCGACCTGGAGAACGAGCTCAACGGCTTCTACACCTACGACCGGCGGGTGCTGAAGGTCGACCCGGCGCCGGTGCGAGAGATCAACCGGAGGGTGATCGCCGCGGGCGCCACGGCGGGCGACGACGCGGTGTTCCCCGGACGCGGGTACTGGCCGCTCGACGAGGGCAGCGGCACGCTGGGCGACGACATCGAAGGGAGCAGCGACGTGATGCTGTACGGGGACACCAACTGGACGGACGGAGTCCTCGGGCGGGCGCTGCACTTCGATGGAGACGGCGACTTCGCCGAAACCGCGGGCCCGGTGCTGGACACCCGCGGCGACCACTCGATCTCGGCGTGGGTGACGCTCGACGTGCTGCCGGGCAACTACGCCACGGCGGTCAGCCAGGACGGCCGCCGCACGGAGAACCCGTTCTACCTGCAGTATGGGCATGGCGCGTTCGCGTTCAGCATGCCCGGGGGGCTCCGTGCCACGTACGCCGTGACGCCGGAGCTCGGCCGCTGGTACCACCTCGTCGGCGTCCGGGCCGGCGGCGAGCTGCGGCTGTACGTCGACGGCCTTCGGGTGGCTGCCATACCGGCTGGCCCGGGGGCGGTGAGCAGCGGGCCGCTGGCAATCGGGCGCGCGAAGTACGCCGGCCGCGACACCGACTTCTGGGCCGGGTCGATCGACGAGGTGAAGGCCTTCGGCCGCGCGCTCGACGACAGCGAGGTGAGCGACCTGTACGCCACGGTGCGTCGCTGA
- a CDS encoding SagB/ThcOx family dehydrogenase gives MSKLVWVFLPIAALAAWASARLALGRAPSRHALNILSSVLLLLYFAATAGLGIFWVANQQLPVFDWHYVFGYATVALVVLHLAYNLRVVVAYFRRVAARRRNRGSVSPPRPRSEAAKAGGLGRHPRPRLGRLALWGLGLASAFVLGTRYGGGGLAADWSSAEPRPSGEIAGAMEAIERFHEFSSHSRVGVFARAAGIEWGAPPPAFKQYEGKPAVTLPRPRAGGRPTREAVASTAPAETPSTGMDLAALSDVLFYSAGITRDEGAFKLRASPSSGALFPAELYVLAREVQGLPPGVYHYDPERHLLTRLSDRRVRAPDVGVLETGAFDAAPATLAVTAVFRRSGHKYRDRAYRYVAADTGHLLENLRIAASEAGLVARFIPRFDESRVASVTGTDGLEEGAMALVSLGERDSGPAASALLLPPDGGASARYEAAPPPEGADKDLGPTALAHRATSLRLVEDTSPSPDASPGIALPSPVGSGMPVRDAMAARRSRRKFSEEPVSLVELGSVLGNALRASPIFSQSTRVYVVANRVSGLEPGAYRYDPAAHALTKTRAGALAQEAGSAALSQDVIGGAPVVLVTTFDRQLLQEEGPRGYRHAFFEAGMIGERVYLEAEARGLGACSVGAFYDDEAARLLGVPPAREWVAHFQALGRL, from the coding sequence ATGTCCAAGCTCGTCTGGGTGTTCTTACCGATCGCGGCTCTCGCGGCATGGGCCAGTGCGCGTCTTGCGCTCGGACGCGCGCCGTCACGACACGCGCTCAACATTCTCTCGAGCGTGCTGCTGCTGCTCTATTTCGCGGCCACCGCGGGCCTCGGCATCTTCTGGGTGGCCAATCAGCAACTGCCTGTCTTCGACTGGCACTACGTCTTCGGCTACGCCACCGTCGCGCTCGTCGTGCTGCACCTCGCCTACAACCTGCGCGTCGTCGTGGCGTACTTCCGGCGCGTCGCGGCACGGCGAAGGAACCGGGGCTCGGTGTCGCCGCCCAGGCCTCGAAGCGAGGCCGCGAAGGCGGGTGGGCTCGGCCGGCATCCTCGACCCCGACTGGGACGGCTGGCTCTGTGGGGGCTCGGGCTGGCCAGCGCCTTCGTGCTCGGAACCCGTTACGGCGGAGGCGGCCTGGCCGCGGATTGGTCGAGCGCGGAGCCTCGCCCGAGCGGAGAGATCGCGGGGGCCATGGAGGCCATCGAGCGCTTTCACGAGTTCTCATCGCACTCGCGCGTGGGGGTGTTTGCCCGGGCGGCGGGGATCGAGTGGGGAGCGCCGCCCCCCGCCTTCAAGCAGTACGAGGGCAAGCCGGCCGTCACCCTGCCACGCCCGCGAGCCGGGGGGCGTCCTACTCGCGAGGCCGTTGCCTCCACCGCTCCCGCCGAGACGCCGAGCACCGGGATGGACCTCGCGGCCCTCTCCGATGTGCTGTTCTACTCGGCGGGCATCACGCGCGATGAGGGAGCGTTCAAGCTGCGCGCCTCGCCCTCGAGCGGCGCGCTCTTTCCAGCGGAGCTCTACGTGCTCGCGCGAGAGGTCCAGGGGCTTCCTCCTGGCGTCTATCATTATGATCCCGAGCGACACCTGCTCACCCGGCTCAGTGACAGGCGTGTGCGTGCACCCGATGTTGGAGTGCTGGAGACGGGAGCCTTCGACGCAGCCCCCGCCACCCTCGCGGTGACCGCGGTCTTTCGCCGCAGTGGGCACAAGTACCGGGACCGTGCCTACCGCTATGTCGCCGCCGATACGGGGCATCTGCTCGAGAACCTGCGCATCGCCGCTTCCGAGGCAGGGCTCGTGGCGCGCTTCATCCCCCGCTTCGACGAGTCGCGCGTTGCCTCCGTGACCGGCACCGACGGTCTCGAGGAGGGCGCGATGGCACTCGTCTCCCTCGGCGAGCGCGACAGTGGCCCCGCCGCCTCCGCGCTCCTGCTGCCACCCGACGGCGGTGCCTCCGCACGTTACGAAGCGGCGCCCCCGCCCGAAGGCGCCGACAAGGACCTGGGCCCGACGGCACTCGCCCACCGCGCGACCTCCCTTCGGCTCGTCGAGGACACCTCGCCATCACCCGACGCATCCCCCGGAATCGCGCTTCCTTCGCCGGTCGGCTCGGGCATGCCGGTGCGCGACGCCATGGCCGCGAGGCGCAGCCGGAGGAAGTTCTCGGAGGAGCCCGTGTCGCTCGTGGAACTCGGCTCGGTACTCGGAAACGCGCTACGGGCCTCGCCGATCTTCTCCCAGTCCACGCGTGTGTACGTCGTGGCGAATCGGGTCTCGGGACTCGAGCCGGGCGCATACCGGTACGACCCCGCGGCACACGCGCTGACGAAGACGCGCGCGGGAGCGCTCGCCCAGGAGGCCGGGTCGGCGGCCCTGTCGCAGGACGTCATCGGCGGCGCGCCGGTCGTGCTCGTCACCACGTTCGATCGGCAGCTCCTCCAGGAAGAAGGGCCCAGGGGTTACCGGCATGCCTTCTTCGAGGCCGGGATGATCGGCGAGCGCGTCTACCTCGAGGCCGAGGCCCGCGGTCTGGGGGCGTGCAGCGTGGGCGCGTTCTATGACGATGAGGCCGCGCGGCTGCTCGGCGTGCCACCGGCGCGCGAGTGGGTCGCGCACTTCCAGGCGCTTGGCCGCCTCTGA
- a CDS encoding glycoside hydrolase family 15 protein — protein sequence MSPSAGGFRELKRVGGFLPIEDHGLIGDGKASALIGRDGSVCWMCVPRFDSPPLFCGLLDEKRGGAFTVAPEGLVESRQEYLEDTAVLVTELRSTTGLVRITDALLLRAVDLREDLPAHRGELLRKVEVLHGRVRLRVTFHPRGDCQLEPWRGGLLVRLAARPEVDLVLRATQPLSGKESFWELAAGEQAALLMQWNGAHRRHWDVPPGEQLAETVETWRRWASHIRYEGPQGALVRRSALTLKLLDHFENGAIIAAPTSSLPETLGGSRNWDYRYAWIRDAAFSVYALRRIGMGSEAAGFLGWVLEAVERHGRPRVLYDLDGNQPPPERIDPELEGYRGSAPVRWGNAAAEQHQHDVFGEILDCAYQWVSGNGTIDAALWSHLAALADAAAREWQTPDHGIWEVRTAGRPFTYSAALCHVALDRAARLASDLRLPGDIERWRTCADTIARAIQEEAWDPKVKSITEHLGGGGLDASLLALPLRRVLPADSPLMRATTEAIHRHLGAGKGLLYRYLPRESPDGLEGDEGAFLLCSFWLVDNLALQGRLDEAMNLYDSLCQRAGPLGLLPEQIDPASGAFLGNYPQALSHVGLISSGVLLERLTRHERSHTLSGSPSSLPGPATRPEERATRDGATNAGG from the coding sequence CCTCCCCATCGAGGATCACGGCCTCATCGGGGACGGGAAGGCGTCGGCGCTGATCGGGCGCGATGGCTCCGTCTGCTGGATGTGTGTACCCCGTTTCGACTCGCCACCGCTGTTCTGCGGCCTGCTCGATGAAAAAAGGGGGGGAGCCTTCACCGTCGCACCCGAGGGGCTGGTCGAGTCCCGGCAGGAGTACCTGGAAGACACGGCGGTCCTGGTCACGGAGCTGCGAAGCACGACGGGCCTCGTCCGCATCACGGATGCCCTGCTGCTGCGAGCCGTTGACTTGCGGGAGGATCTACCGGCGCATCGCGGGGAGCTCCTGCGGAAGGTGGAGGTCCTCCATGGCCGTGTGCGGCTGCGCGTGACCTTCCATCCTCGCGGGGATTGCCAGCTGGAGCCGTGGAGGGGCGGACTGCTCGTCCGGCTGGCCGCGCGGCCGGAGGTCGATCTGGTCCTCCGGGCGACGCAGCCGCTATCCGGGAAGGAGTCTTTCTGGGAGCTGGCGGCGGGAGAGCAGGCGGCGCTCCTGATGCAGTGGAACGGGGCGCACCGCCGCCACTGGGATGTTCCGCCCGGGGAACAGCTGGCCGAGACGGTGGAGACGTGGCGCCGGTGGGCCTCGCACATCCGCTACGAGGGTCCCCAGGGAGCGCTGGTCCGGCGCTCCGCCCTCACCCTGAAGCTGCTGGACCACTTCGAGAACGGCGCCATCATCGCCGCGCCCACCTCGTCGCTGCCCGAGACCCTTGGCGGCTCCCGGAATTGGGACTACCGCTACGCGTGGATCCGGGACGCGGCCTTCTCCGTGTACGCGCTCCGGCGCATTGGGATGGGCTCGGAAGCCGCTGGCTTCCTGGGGTGGGTGCTGGAGGCGGTGGAGCGGCACGGGCGCCCCCGAGTGCTCTATGACCTGGATGGCAATCAGCCGCCGCCCGAGCGTATCGACCCGGAGCTGGAAGGCTATCGAGGCTCCGCTCCGGTGCGTTGGGGAAACGCCGCGGCCGAACAGCACCAGCACGACGTCTTCGGAGAAATCCTCGACTGTGCCTATCAGTGGGTCAGCGGCAATGGGACCATCGACGCGGCCCTCTGGTCTCACCTGGCGGCGCTCGCGGACGCGGCCGCGCGGGAGTGGCAAACACCCGACCACGGCATCTGGGAAGTGAGGACGGCGGGACGGCCCTTCACGTATTCGGCGGCGCTCTGCCACGTGGCGCTGGACAGGGCCGCCCGGCTGGCCAGTGACCTCCGGCTCCCGGGTGACATCGAGAGGTGGCGGACATGCGCGGACACGATCGCTCGAGCCATCCAAGAGGAGGCCTGGGACCCGAAAGTGAAGTCCATCACCGAGCATCTCGGCGGAGGGGGATTGGACGCGAGCCTCCTCGCGCTACCCCTCCGCCGGGTCCTCCCCGCGGATAGCCCTTTGATGAGGGCAACCACGGAAGCCATCCACCGGCACCTGGGTGCTGGCAAGGGTCTGCTGTACAGGTACCTGCCACGGGAGTCTCCGGATGGGCTCGAAGGGGACGAGGGTGCCTTCCTCCTCTGCAGTTTCTGGCTCGTGGACAACCTGGCACTGCAGGGACGGCTCGACGAGGCGATGAACCTCTACGACTCCCTGTGCCAGCGAGCCGGACCCCTGGGCCTGCTGCCCGAGCAGATCGACCCCGCCAGCGGGGCCTTTCTTGGCAACTATCCGCAGGCACTGAGCCACGTAGGTCTCATCTCCAGCGGGGTCCTCCTCGAGCGGCTCACGCGTCACGAGCGGTCGCACACCCTCAGCGGGTCCCCCTCGAGCCTGCCCGGTCCCGCGACTCGCCCGGAGGAGAGGGCGACGCGGGACGGCGCCACGAACGCAGGCGGGTGA
- a CDS encoding glycoside hydrolase family 76 protein, with protein sequence MTQRLLNLLVATLVLAYAPVSIALTPTEKNLAIDSYNNAFYVANGGNGYYVVDTNRGVPGRIDFWRVCEQIEAAEDAYDRTRNPAYRDLVFSLLNGLNNVVSRTTDFASWNEYNDDIMWAVIALTRGYEITGHRPFLDQAQWQFNKVWDRAWDNQLGGGLWWRTDKQTKNACVNGPAVIAAMLLARNTVNTGYRAQADQIYNWLRSTLFNASTGQVADHIQANGTKVWWAFTYNQGTFAGASTLLYQATGNTSYRDAGGLAVNWTRRNLTGQHIADILNDEYDANGGHGDTAGFKGIFVRWASRWAGAANDASIKSWLNYNANTAWSYRNSSGVMWGQWWRRTPDNYVTSWEASPGLAVSQTPF encoded by the coding sequence ATGACCCAGCGGCTCCTGAACCTCCTGGTCGCGACCCTCGTCCTGGCGTACGCACCCGTCTCCATTGCCCTCACCCCCACGGAGAAGAACCTGGCGATCGACTCCTACAACAACGCCTTCTATGTGGCGAACGGAGGGAACGGCTACTACGTGGTCGACACGAACCGCGGCGTGCCTGGCCGGATAGACTTCTGGCGGGTCTGCGAGCAGATCGAGGCGGCCGAGGACGCCTACGACCGGACCAGGAACCCGGCCTACCGCGACCTGGTGTTCTCACTGCTCAACGGGTTGAACAACGTCGTCAGCAGAACCACGGACTTCGCGTCGTGGAACGAGTACAACGACGACATCATGTGGGCGGTCATCGCCCTGACCCGCGGCTACGAGATCACCGGCCATCGCCCGTTCCTCGATCAAGCGCAGTGGCAGTTCAACAAGGTCTGGGATCGCGCCTGGGACAACCAGCTCGGGGGTGGCCTCTGGTGGCGCACGGACAAGCAGACCAAGAATGCTTGCGTGAACGGCCCGGCCGTCATCGCCGCGATGTTGCTCGCCCGGAACACGGTCAACACCGGCTACCGGGCGCAAGCCGACCAGATCTACAACTGGCTCCGTTCGACCCTCTTCAATGCCTCGACCGGTCAGGTCGCCGACCACATCCAGGCCAACGGAACGAAGGTCTGGTGGGCATTCACCTATAACCAGGGAACCTTCGCTGGCGCGTCGACCCTGCTCTATCAGGCGACCGGAAACACGAGCTATCGCGACGCGGGCGGATTGGCGGTGAACTGGACCCGTCGCAACCTGACGGGCCAGCACATCGCGGACATCCTCAACGACGAGTACGATGCCAACGGCGGCCACGGAGATACCGCTGGGTTCAAGGGCATTTTCGTTCGATGGGCGAGCAGGTGGGCGGGCGCGGCCAACGACGCCTCGATCAAGAGCTGGCTGAACTACAACGCGAACACCGCGTGGTCGTACCGGAACTCGTCCGGCGTGATGTGGGGCCAGTGGTGGCGACGAACCCCGGACAACTACGTCACGTCCTGGGAGGCGAGCCCCGGCCTCGCGGTCTCGCAGACCCCGTTCTGA
- a CDS encoding alpha/beta fold hydrolase: protein MAFIDDIPASSRVLHRRIEIDGLSIFYRESGPEHAPVLLLPHGYPCSSYQYRRLMPALSERWRTVAPDLPGFGYSDTPEPSGFGYDFDAYARFLERFTEALALREYAIWLHDYGSQIGLRHAIAHPERIKAVIIQNGDIYEDALGPKYEAIKAFWNDPSAQTRQPLEAAVSEAGFRDEFVGEISSRLAERIPPDLWKLHWPLMDTPVRRAVAVGLMEKLKENLEWFPLYQRYLREKHPATLILWGPEDGYMPAPAARAYLRDIPDAELHLLEGAGHWLLETHFEEAVPIVRDFLARKLT from the coding sequence ATGGCTTTCATCGACGATATCCCGGCTTCATCACGGGTCCTGCACCGCCGCATCGAGATCGACGGCCTGAGCATCTTCTACCGCGAGTCCGGTCCGGAGCACGCTCCGGTATTGTTGCTCCCGCACGGCTATCCCTGCTCCTCCTATCAGTACCGCCGTCTGATGCCGGCGCTGTCGGAGCGGTGGCGGACCGTCGCACCCGACCTTCCAGGGTTTGGCTACAGCGACACTCCGGAGCCATCCGGGTTCGGCTATGATTTTGATGCGTATGCCAGGTTCCTCGAGCGGTTCACCGAGGCGCTGGCGCTTCGGGAGTATGCCATCTGGCTGCATGATTATGGCTCCCAGATCGGGCTGCGACATGCCATCGCCCACCCGGAGCGGATAAAGGCTGTCATCATCCAGAATGGCGACATCTACGAAGACGCGCTGGGTCCGAAATACGAAGCCATCAAGGCGTTCTGGAACGACCCGAGCGCGCAGACGCGTCAGCCGCTGGAGGCCGCCGTGAGCGAGGCGGGCTTCCGGGACGAGTTCGTCGGAGAGATTTCGTCACGGCTCGCGGAACGAATTCCGCCCGATCTGTGGAAGCTGCACTGGCCGCTCATGGACACACCGGTGCGGCGGGCCGTCGCCGTGGGGTTGATGGAGAAGCTGAAAGAGAACCTGGAGTGGTTTCCCCTCTACCAGCGCTATCTTCGAGAGAAGCATCCCGCCACGCTGATCCTCTGGGGGCCGGAGGACGGCTACATGCCAGCGCCTGCCGCACGCGCTTATTTGCGTGACATTCCCGATGCCGAGCTGCATCTGCTCGAAGGTGCTGGTCACTGGCTTCTGGAAACGCACTTCGAGGAAGCCGTGCCGATCGTGCGCGACTTCCTGGCGCGCAAGCTCACATGA